From a region of the Thermomicrobium roseum DSM 5159 genome:
- a CDS encoding SIMPL domain-containing protein translates to MQRTWVPLAVVLGLLVMVGAVLSGTASMRLPQAAAQDTGTVQRSISVSGEGRVSLPPDTATLTLGAEVFDPDAAAAQREVQRRMEAILSVFRQAGIPESKVKTVVYSMSVERDWNQPTTPVIGYRVTHLVEVQLQPVERTGDLLDRAVQAGANAVTNISFSVSNPAAALRQARELAVRDAREKAAQLAQLSGVALGAPLRIVESTSSPPVPVPAVGAGGPEAKAVPAGEATIVVTVSIDYAIQ, encoded by the coding sequence ATGCAGAGAACCTGGGTTCCTCTCGCTGTCGTGCTCGGCCTTCTGGTGATGGTGGGAGCGGTGCTGAGCGGTACGGCGAGCATGCGCCTGCCGCAGGCTGCGGCGCAGGACACCGGGACAGTCCAGCGTTCGATCAGCGTTTCTGGTGAAGGGCGCGTTTCGCTGCCACCTGATACTGCCACGCTCACCCTGGGAGCTGAGGTCTTCGATCCCGATGCGGCGGCGGCTCAGCGTGAAGTCCAACGACGTATGGAGGCGATCCTGTCGGTCTTTCGCCAGGCTGGCATACCGGAGAGCAAGGTCAAGACCGTGGTGTACAGCATGTCGGTCGAGCGGGACTGGAACCAACCGACGACGCCGGTGATCGGTTACCGCGTGACGCATCTCGTCGAGGTGCAACTGCAACCGGTCGAGCGGACCGGTGACCTCCTCGACCGCGCCGTCCAAGCTGGTGCCAATGCGGTGACCAATATCAGCTTTTCGGTTTCCAACCCTGCCGCGGCGCTGCGGCAAGCACGCGAGCTCGCGGTTCGCGATGCCCGCGAGAAGGCAGCCCAACTCGCCCAGCTGAGTGGTGTCGCCCTCGGCGCGCCGCTGCGCATCGTCGAGTCGACGAGTTCGCCACCGGTTCCGGTGCCGGCGGTCGGCGCGGGTGGTCCGGAAGCCAAGGCCGTTCCGGCCGGGGAAGCAACGATCGTCGTGACTGTCTCGATCGATTACGCGATCCAGTAA
- a CDS encoding anti-sigma factor family protein: MTDRSSHLDEERLALLASEEPDAEVSAHLAQCEFCRRRWQEYRAVRQALRSLPAPPLPRDFAAALNHAPPLRRATWWWRYRTVLRAGTLLAATLLVVLLSAVVAAPRFLPSEDRQTTLGPSPVAELAPAAQPNTEEMRSAGIASQTPAILASETPSSTFAAATEATAKVPATSEQEPVSEMPRTIRLLAWVGIVVLAFLTLAGFWFGFLLPARRVRRFPVVRR; the protein is encoded by the coding sequence ATGACCGATCGCAGCAGTCACTTGGACGAAGAGCGACTCGCGCTCCTGGCGAGCGAGGAGCCGGATGCGGAGGTATCGGCGCATCTCGCCCAATGCGAGTTCTGTCGCCGCCGCTGGCAGGAGTATCGCGCGGTTCGCCAGGCGTTGCGCTCCTTGCCCGCGCCGCCGCTCCCGCGCGACTTCGCGGCAGCGCTGAATCATGCCCCGCCCCTTCGACGGGCAACCTGGTGGTGGCGCTATCGCACAGTGCTTCGCGCCGGGACGCTCCTCGCTGCGACGCTCTTGGTCGTCCTTCTCTCTGCGGTCGTCGCCGCTCCTCGTTTCCTGCCCAGCGAGGACCGGCAGACCACGCTCGGCCCCTCACCAGTGGCGGAACTCGCACCGGCGGCTCAACCAAACACCGAAGAAATGCGCTCAGCTGGGATCGCGTCGCAAACGCCTGCCATTCTCGCGAGCGAGACGCCGAGCAGTACGTTCGCCGCCGCCACCGAAGCTACCGCCAAGGTACCGGCGACCTCGGAGCAGGAACCCGTTTCGGAAATGCCTCGTACCATTCGTCTTCTCGCCTGGGTGGGTATCGTTGTCCTCGCTTTTCTCACGCTCGCTGGATTCTGGTTCGGGTTTCTCTTACCTGCCCGGCGGGTCCGCCGGTTTCCGGTCGTGCGTCGCTGA
- a CDS encoding RNA polymerase sigma factor, translating to MSGSEDEAFLVARARTGDRDAFAELVRRYQRLVFAVSYRLLGDPDLAEDVAQETFIRAFLSLEHFRGTTMRAWLLRIAHNAALDQLRASARRRTVPLEHAGEHASFDVPEPGIEQAGLRAALEAALAALPVEQRAVVVLADVEGLPYEEIAQTLGLPLGTVKSRLARARMRLRTLLESDPRARELLGLSGRLPDREGESPERLIEGE from the coding sequence ATGTCTGGCAGCGAAGACGAGGCGTTTCTGGTAGCTCGGGCACGGACCGGCGATCGCGATGCGTTCGCCGAACTCGTCCGTCGCTACCAGCGACTCGTCTTCGCCGTCTCCTATCGCTTGCTCGGCGATCCTGACCTCGCTGAAGACGTGGCGCAGGAGACCTTCATTCGGGCCTTCCTCTCGCTGGAGCACTTCCGCGGCACGACGATGCGTGCCTGGCTCCTGCGGATCGCGCACAATGCTGCCCTCGATCAGTTGCGGGCGAGTGCGCGACGTCGCACCGTCCCACTCGAACACGCCGGCGAGCATGCTTCTTTCGATGTCCCCGAGCCAGGTATCGAACAGGCGGGACTCCGCGCGGCGTTGGAAGCCGCCTTGGCCGCGCTCCCCGTCGAGCAACGAGCGGTCGTCGTGCTCGCCGATGTCGAGGGGTTGCCCTACGAGGAGATCGCGCAGACACTCGGCCTTCCGCTCGGAACCGTCAAGTCGCGCCTGGCGCGTGCCCGCATGCGTCTGCGCACGCTGCTGGAGTCCGATCCGCGAGCGAGGGAACTCTTGGGGCTGAGCGGTCGTCTCCCGGATAGGGAGGGTGAGTCGCCGGAACGCCTGATCGAAGGTGAGTGA